GGCGGCTGGAAAGCTGGAGCTTGCGCAGCACTGCGGACACGTGGGTCTCCACGGTCTTGATGCTGATGAACAGTTCCTTGGCCACTTCCTTGTAGCTGTAACCCCGTGCGATCAGGCGCATTACCTCCAGTTCGCGGGCGGACAGCTTGTCGAGTTCGTCGTCGGCGATGTCGGCCGGAGCCGTACCGAAGGCGTCCAGCACAAAGCCGGCCAGCCGGGGCGAGAACACGGCGTCGCCGCCTGCAACCCGGAACACGGCGTCAGTGATCTCGGCGCCGGAAATGGTCTTGGTGACATAGCCCCTGGCCCCGGCGCGAATGACCGCCACCACGTCCTCAGCCGCGTCCGAAACACTCAGCGCCAGGAACTTGGTGGTCCCCAGGAGCGCTGCGGAACCGGCGATGACTTCGCGTCCGCCGCCGCCCAGGCCGCCTGGCAAGTGGACGTCGAGCAGCACCACCTCCGGCTGTTCCCGGGCTATCACCGCGATGGCCTGCTCCACGGTGGCGGCTTCACCCACCACCTGGATGCTGGCGTCGAGGTCGGCTTTGAGGCCGGAGCGGAAAATGGCGTGGTCGTCCACAATAACGACGCGGACGGAGGCTGCGGGGCGGCCGGGTCCGGCGCCCTGGGGGTTGCTCATATTCTTCCTTCTGCATTGTCCGGCCGAAGCACCTTGTCGACCGGGCGGGCCGGGAGGCCCAACCGGACTTCCGTGCCGTCCGGGGTGCTGGTAATTACGGCTGTTCCGCCGTGGCGCTTCATACGTCCGATGATCGATTCCCTGACGCCCAGGCGGTCCTCGGGCACCTCGCTGAGATCGAAGCCCGGGCCCCGGTCCTTGACGAAGACGTCGGCCCGGCCATCCGATACTTCCAGGTAGACGGAGACGGTTCCGCCGCCGTGCCGGGACGCGTTCAGCATGGCCTCCCGGCTGGCCTGGACGAGTGCTTCATGGGCTTCTGTCATGGCGGTGTCCCCCACGCTGACCACCTCCACGGCGTTGCCCAGGAGGTCCTCCACTTCGGCAGCAGTGGCCTTGATCCGGTCTGAAAGCTGGCCGGCTTCCTTGCCCGGGTCCTGGAACAGCCAGCCCCGCAGTTCACGCTCCTGGGCCCTGGCCAGACGGACTACGTCGTGCTCATTACCTGCACGCCGCTGGATCAGGGCAAGAGTCTGCAGGACGGAGTCGTGCAGGTGGGCCGCGATCTCGGCACGCTCTGTTTCGCGGATCCGGCCCGAGCGCTCGGCTTCCAGGTCCCGCCAGAATTTCAGTGCCCAAGGCAACAGCACCACCACCACGCCGCCCAGGACGGCCACCGATGCCAGCAGCGCCACCCAGGTCTGCTCCCAGGATCCGGAGCCGGACACCATGACCAGCACACCGGCCACCACCAGCGCCAGGCCGGCGGCCACGCGACCCCAGCCTCCGGCCTGGTCGGCCTTGGTTTTGTCCACCAGACCGGCCCGGCGGTTTTCGTCGAGTTGCATCCAGGCGATGGCCGCACCGCTGAGCACGGCGGCCGCAGGAATAAGGGTCCCCAGCGGCACGTCCACGCCCAGAAGCTGGGCGATCATGATGCCGGCCACGAGCAGCAGGCCGGCTCCCAGCAGGATCTCCTTGCCATAGCGCACTCCGCGGGTGCTGAACCACGGCGGATTGCTGCCGGCAGCGCGGCCGTCGGCAGCCGGAAGCGGGCCCGGCAGTGGAACAGGTCCGGGCTGTGCGGCTGCGGACGGGAGAACAGCACCGGCAGCGTCCGGACCGGACGGCACCCCCGCCGCGGAAGCACCGGCGTCGGGGGTTCCCCACAACGGAGCAGACGGCGCACGGCCGGTAAACGGCGGTGCCGTCGCGGCCGGGGGCATGAGGCTCACGGCGGGAGCAATGGGCGACGCCGGGCGACGGGCGTTGCGCCGGGCGTTTTCGTCCGCGGTGGGAACCATGATCCACAGCCACGCGTAGAAAGCCAGCCCCGCACCGCCGGCGAGCGAGGCGAGGACCATGCCGATCCTGACGCTTCGCACGGGCCAGCCCAGATGATCCGCCAGGCCGGCGCAGACGCCCGCGATGACGCGGTCGGGGCTGCGGACCAGCGGAGGGCGGGTAAGTGCGGTGGTCATGAGTCAATCCAAGCACGGATCAGGGGCCCCCGGACCCGGTTGCGGCTGGAACCGGGGGCGACTCAGGGACGAGTCAGGGTGGTCCCCAATAGAGGCCGCCCGCCGCTCGCGGCAGGATCGAAGTATGAACTCGCAGACCCCCACCCCCGACGACGACCAACCCGCCGAACCTGTTCCGCCCCGCGGACAGAACCAGCCCACCGAGCCCCTCCCGCCCCGCGGACAGGACCAACCCACCGAGCCCCTCCTCCCGCCGCCCCCCGCGGCAGCCCAGCAGGCCGGCCCGCAGGCACCCGGCCAGCCAACCGACTTCTTCCCCTGGATCCGCAGCCACGGCATCTACCGCGGCCGCGACCGCTGGATTGGCGGCGTTGCGAGCGGCATCGCACACCGGATGGGCATCGACCCGCTGATCGTCCGCGGCATCTTCATCGTCCTGACCGTCTTCGCCGGAATCGGCGTCCTGCTCTACGGCCTGGCCTGGGCACTCCTGCCCGAACCCGACGGCCGCATCCATGTCCAGGAAGCCGGCGCCGGCCGCTGGTCCAGCGGCATGACCGGCGCACTGATCACCACGGTGCTCGGACTCACCGGCCTCGGCGGCGGATTCTGGGGCTGGAGCCATAACGGCTTCGGCGGATTCCTCTGGACCGTTTTCTGGGTGGGCGGCGCCATCTACCTCATCTACTACCTGACCCAAAGGAACAAGGCCCGGAACGGAGCTCCCATGAATGCCACACCCCGGCCGGCCGGCGGCGATGCTGCCTACGCAGGCCCATACTCCCCGCAGTACCCCGCGAGCCCCTACACGTCTTCCTATGCCGGGACAGATACGGGCTCGGCAGCAAATGCGCCGTACACCCCCACCTCGACCGGGGCGACCACACCAGCCACGGGTGCCGCGTTCCCAGGCGGCGACACGTACGGCGCCGGCAGCTACGGCGGCAGCAATTACGACGGCGGCAGCTACGGGGGCGGCGGCTACGGCGGCTACCAGCCGCAGGGCCCTGCCCGGGCTCCCCGCCCGCGTCCCTCCGGCCCCGGCGCCCCCGCCGTGGCGGTTACCGCCGGAGCAGCGCTCCTGGTGGGTGGCGGCCTGAAAGCCCTGGATGCTGTCAACGTGATTGACCTGGGCCCCTCCGCCAACGCCGTCGTCTGGGCCAGCGGCGCCGCCGTGGTGGGCCTGGGCATCCTCATCGCGGGCCTCCGCGGAAGGACGGCCGGCATCCTCAGCCTCTTCGCGGTGATTGCCCTGATCACCGGCGGCGTCTACAACGTGGTGGGCAATGGCGACCGGGCCCGCTTCACCGACGTCAGCTGGACACCGGTCAGCATCGAACAGGCCAAGGACGGCTACAACGTCACCGCAGGGCGCGGCACCCTTGACCTCACCGACCTGAACGTCACCGCGCCCCTGCCTTCCGACGTCGTGGTTCCCCTTGACGTCACAGCCAGCAACGTCACCGTGGTCATCCCGGCCAACGTCCCCGTAACGGTCCGGGCCGATATGACCATGGGCAACGTCCACGAAGGCACCCAGAGCCACAGCGGCGTCACCGCCCGCGAAAGCAAGTACAACACCGATAAAGGCGGAGCCAGCCTGATCGTTCAGATTGACGGCACCTTCAGCAACATCACGATTCAGGAAGGAAACTGACATGAGCAGCTTTGATCCGGCACCGGATTCGTCCAGCCCGGAAAGCACGACGCCGGGAACCTCCTCCGCGGCCGACGCGCCGCAGCAGCCCTCCGCCCGCGTGGGCACCATCGTTTGGAGCCTCATAGTCCTGGCACTTGCGGCCCTGATCATCGTGGCCCAGCTGGGTGTTGTGACCCTGAACGGCACCTATGTGCTGATCGGGCTCATGATCGGGGCGGGTGCGGCGCTCGTCATCGGCGGCCTGCTCTCGGCCCGTAAACGTGACAACCATCCCACAACACGGAAGTCTTGAACCATGGATAAGTTCTTCAGCATCGTCAGGGGCTTCGGCCTGAAACGCGGTCCCGAACGGTGGCTGGGCGGCGTGTGCGGCGGCGTCGCGGCCAAGCTCAACGTGGATGTGGCCTTCGTGCGGATCGCTTTCCTGGTCTTCTGCCTCCTGCCGGGGCCCGCCGTCGTGTTCTACCTTGCGGCGTGGCTGGTCCTCCCGGACCAGGGCAACGCCATCCTCTTGGAGAAATTCCTGGACCGCCGCTCCATCAGCTGACCAGGCATCTTCATCTCCCCCTTCAAAGCTGGCCCCCGTTCCGGAGAACCCCTCCCGGACGGGGGCTTCGGCACATCGCCCGAAGTAGTTACCGATTGTCACCGGTTTGTGTCGTAACGCACACGGCCGACTACAATCTAGGTGAGCTCAGCGTGGCGCTCTGCCCGTTACCCCCTTCACACCAGGATTTGAGCAGAGACATGAAAATTGGAATTCTCACCAGCGGTGGGGACTGCCCCGGGCTGAACGCCGTGATCCGCGGCGCGGTCCTCAAAGGCATCGCCATCCACGGCCACGAATTCGTGGGCTTCCTGGACGGCTGGCGCGGCGTGGTTGAAGGCGACATCATCAACATCCCCCGCACCATGGTCCGCGGCATCGCCAAGCAGGGCGGCACCATCCTGGGCACCTCCCGCACCAACCCCTTCGAAAACGGCGGCGGCCCCGAAGTCATCAAGGCCCACATGGACCGCCTCGGCATAGACGCCATCATCGCCATCGGCGGCGAAGGAACCCTGGCCGCGGCAAAACGCCTCACCGACGCCGGCCTCAAGATCGTGGGCGTCCCCAAAACCGTGGACAACGACCTCGACGCCACCGACTACACCTTCGGCTTCGACACCGCCGTCCAGATCGCCACCGAAGCCATCGACCGGCTCCGCACCACCGGCGAGTCCCACCACCGCTGCATGATCGCCGAGGTCATGGGCCGGCATGTGGGCTGGATCGCCCTGCACGCTGGCATGGCCGCCGGCGCCCACGCCATCCTGATCCCGGAGCAGAAAGTCAGCATCGAACAGATCACGGAATGGGTCCAGGATGCCCACGACCGCGGCCGCGCACCGCTGGTGGTGGTGGCCGAGGGCTTTGTTCCCGAACACATGGAATCCCCCCACTCCGAGCGCGGCCTGGACACCTTCGGCCGGCCCCGCCTGGGCGGCATCGCGGACCAGCTCGCCCCGGAACTGGAAGCCCGCACCGGCATCGAAACGAGAGCCACCATCCTCGGCCACATTCAGCGCGGCGGCGTTCCCTCCGCCTTCGACCGCGTCCTGGCCACCCGGCTGGGCATGGCCGCCATCGATTCGGTGGTGGAAGGTTACTGGGGCACCATGGTGGCGCTCAAGGGCACCGACATCGAGCACGTCGGCTTCGAGAAGGCACTGGGCCAGCTCAAGACCGTCCCGCAGAACCGCTACGACGAAGCAGCGGTCCTGTTCGGCTGAGCCGCGCACTCCCCCTAGGCTGGAATCATGACTCTTGACCCAGGTTCCGCCGCCATTATCCAGCTCGCGTGGGCCCGGCACCTGGGGCTCGACGACGACGCTTTCGGCACGTCCCTGGCTTCCGGCGAGCGGGTGGTCCGGGCGGACGAAACAGTCAGGACCGTGGAGTTCATCAGGCTGTTTGGCAGCTCCGCCCTGGTGGGCCCGCAGTGGCTGATTGATGCCGCGGCCGGTATCCCGGATGACGAGATGGCCCAGCACGTGACCCTGCTGACGCTGACACGGTCCCACGGAGGCCATGGGCTCGGCGCAGCGGCGCTGTTCTTCGCCGACGACCTGCCGCTCCGCCAGCCGTCCGAGGAGCTGACCGTCTCCCACGGCAATCCGGAGGCGATCGAGCTGGAAGGGCTCTGCCCGCCGGATGACGTCAACGAGGTGGGGCTGTCCGAGCTGGAAAACCGGTACACCATTGTGCACGAGGTGGATGGCCGGCGGGTCCCGGTTGCGTGCGGCGCCTACGCCGAGTGGGAGGGCCTGCTGGGCCACCTGGGAGTCCTGGTGGACCCCGAGTGGAGGCGCCGCGGGCTCGGTTCGCTCGCGGCCTCGATCGCGGCCCACGAAGCACTGGCTGCCGGCCTGACTGTCCAGTGGCGGGCAGAAGTCAGCAACACCGGTGCAGTGGCCCTGGCCCGCCAACTCGGCCTGACCGCGGGCGGCATCCACACGAGCGTCCAGCTGGGCTGACGCCCCCGCACTACCACCGCACGGCGCGGCCGGGCCGCACCCGGCAGGGCGGCCGCCGGGCTAATCCGCCCGGCGGCCGCCGTCCGCCGTCGCCTCTGCCCTGGGGGCCGCGGCCTGCCCGGTCCAGCCGTTCACGGCCTGGGGCTTGGCGAAGAACAGTGCCACAGCCGCGCCCAGCAGGATAACGGCCGCGGGAAGCAGGATTGACTGGCCCATGGCGGTGGAGAATCCGTCGTGCAGTGCTTCGGGCAGCGACCCGCCGAACGACATGGGGCTGGCGCCGCCGGCGGCTCCGGGTGCCGGTGGCAGCTCGGCTGCAAGCCTTGCCTGGATCAGCACGGCTATCGCGGCGCTGCCCAGGACCGCGCCGATCTGCCGGGTGGTGTTATAGACGCCTGACCCGGCACCGGCCTGCCGCGGCGGGAGGTTCCGGGTGGCCGTAGTGCTCAGCGGGGCCCAGATGCCGGCGTTGGCGAACCCGAGGACGGCGCTCGGCAGCAGGAACAGCCAGATGGGGGTGTCCGGATGCATGAGTGCCGAGTTCCAGAAGAGGGCCACCGACATCAGGACCAGGCCCGTGGCGGTGATGAACTTTGGATTGACACGGTCGATGATCTTTCCCACGACGGGTGCCAGGCCGCCTGAAATAACGGCCATGGGGACCATCATCAGCGCGGACTGGGTGGGCGTCAGGCCGCGGACCACCTGGTAGTAGAAGATCAGCGGGAGGGTGAAGGACGTGATGGCGAACCCCACCGTGGTGATGCCGATGTTGGCCAGGGAGAAGTTGCGGTCCTTGAAGAGTCCCAGCGGCAGGAGGGGTTCGCCCTTGTTGAACCGCTGCCACAGCACGAAGACCACCAGCACGGCTATGCCGCTGATGATCAGGCCCCAGACTGTGATGGGCCCGGTGATGGTGCCCCAGTTGTAGGTCTCGCCCTCCTGGATGCCGAAGACCAGCAGAAACAGGCCGGCGGCGCTGAGCAGCACGCCCGGGATGTCGAACTTGTGCGGGTGGGTTGTCAGCGAGGGAACGAAGCGCCACGCAAGGATGAAGCCGACGACGCCGACCGGAATGTTGATGAAGAAGATCCACTCCCAGCCCAGGCCGTCCACCAGGACGCCGCCCAGGATGGGTCCCACCAAGGTGGCTACACCTGCCGTGGCTCCCCAGATGCCCATGGCTGCCCCGCGGCGGTCCGGCGGAAAGATCCGGGTAATGACTGCCATGGTCTGCGGCGTCATGATGGCCGCGCCGAGGCCCTGCAGGACGCGGGCCATGATCAGGGTACTGATGTCACCCGACAGGCCGCACCAGAGCGAGGCGAGGGTGAAGAGCACCAGTCCTGAAAGGTAAAGCTTCTTGGGCCCGAAGCGATCGCCCAGCCTGCCCGTGATCAGCAGCGGGACGGCGTAAGCAAGAAGGTACGCGCTGGTTACCCAGATGACGGAATTGATGTCCGCGTTGAGGCCTTCCATGATCCGGGGATTCGCCACGGAGACGATGGTGGTGTCGATCAGGATCATGAAGAACCCGATCACGAGGGACCAGAGTGCTGGCCACGGCCTTGCTACATTTTCCAAGCGTCAGGCTCCCAACAGGTCGAGTATTTCAGTCCGGGCGAACATGTGGGCCGCTGCGCGGGCCGAGGGTGTACCGGCGTCCGGATCAGCACCGGCCGCCAGAAGGACTTTGGCAACATCCGGGTACCCCTTAAATGCTGCGCCGGCCAGGGGCGTCTGGCCGCGGTCGTTGGCGGCGTCGGCGTCCGCCCCGTGCCGAAGGAGCAGCTGCACCGTCTCGGCATGCCCGTGGTAGGCAGCGAGCATCAGGAGCGAGTCCCCGGCGGAGTTTGTCATGGATGCCGGGGCGCCGACATCAAGGTAGGCAGCCAGCAGCGCGGTGTCCCCGTCCCGGGCGGCCTGGAACAGTTTCTCTGCCAGGGCGAGGGTTTCCTCGTCGGGCACGGGGTTTTCAGTCATCAGCGGGTCCCCCTCAGGAATCCGGTCTGGCGCCCGACTACCTGGCCGGCGTCGGGGGCAACAATCACTTCCTGCGCGGCGGTGTAGGGCTCTTCACCGTCCAGGACGGTCAGTATTTCGTCCGGAGCTACGGAACGTTTGATGACCGCCAGGGCAATGGGTCCCATTTCGTAGTGCTGCGCCACGGAGGTGACGGTGCCTACTTTCCGCTCACCCAGGAGGACCTGGCTGCCCGGCGCAGGCATGGTGTGCTGTGAGCCGTCCAGCTGCAGGAACACCAGCCGCCGCGGCGGGTGGCCCAGGTTGTGGACCCGTGCGATGGTCTCCTGGCCCTTGTAGCAGCCCTTCGCCAGGTGCACGGCTGTACGGAGGAGGTCCAGTTCGTGCGGAATGGTTTTGTCGTCGGTTTCAGCGCCCAGGCGGGGCCGCCAGGCAGCGATGCGGAGGGCTTCGGCGGCCAGCATCCCGGCCAGCGGGCGGTCCCCTACAGTCCGCTCCAGCTCAGCGGCGGGCACCAGGTATTCGATCCACGGCCGTTCGAGTCCGGGGTGCCCTTCTTCGGGAACCACAGAATACGAGTAGCCACCGGCACCCACGTGCGGCCACGGATCGCGCCAGGCGAGCAGACCGGACCACTCCGCCACCTCCTTGGTGGACCCGAGCACCGCCCATTCGTCGGAGACATCGGCAACTTCCACGCGGAGCATGAACTTCATCCTGTTCAGCCACTCAGCCAGCGGCGCAGCCTCGGCGGCCTCAACGATCAGCCAGGTGGTCCCGCCGTCGTCCACTACCCGGGCATCAAACTCGATGCGGCCCTGGACGCTCAACAGGAGCAGTTCGGTGGATTCCCGCGGCTGCAGGCCGGTAACCTGCTGGGAGGAAAGCGTGTTCAGCCACGTCAGCCGGTCCGGACCGCTGACGGTCACCACACCGCGGTGGGAGAGATCGACGACGGCGGTTCCGGCTGCGAGGGCGCGCTGCTCGCGGAGCGGCTCACCGTAGTGGTCGGCAACTCCGGCGTCCGCGCCGGCGGCCTCGACGGCGCCGGGGCGCGACAGGAATGGGCTGGGGGTAGTCATACTGGGGGCAACGTCCTTTAGTCAGTGAGTATTCCGGGTTAAGGCCACGCCCGCCGGGTTCCCTGGCCGTGGAACCGCTCCGGCGAGGGCCCCGGCCCGAGCGTGCGAGGGCAGGGAGCCGGTGCGGCCTTGCGAGGTCAGGGTGCGGGTGGGGATTAGCGGTATTCCGGGTTTTCGAAATCGAAACGGGTGCCGGCTTTCCATTCCTCGGGCAGGTTACCGTAAGCGGGAATCCCGCCGGCATCTTTGAGCATCCGGGCAAGGTGCAGCAGGTTCCAGGTCATGAAGGTGGTGTTGCGGTTGGTGAAGTCTGACTCCGGACCGCCGGAACCCTCGTCCAGGTAGCTGGGGCCGGGGCCCACGGGGCCGATCCAGCCGGCGTCCGCTTGCGGCGGGATGGTGAAGCCGATGTGCTGCAGGCTGTACAGGACGTTCATGGAACAGTGCTTGATGCCGTCCTCGTTGCCGGTGATGAGGCAGCCGCCGACCTTAGGGTAGAACGCCCACTGGCCCTTGCTGTTGAGCTGGCCGGAGTGGGCATAGAGCCGCTCAATGAGCTTTTTGGTCTGCGAGGAGTTATCGCCGAGCCAGATCGGTCCGGCCACCACCACGATGTCCGCTTCTTGAACGGCAGGGTACAGGGCCGGCCACTCGTCGGTTGCCCAGCCGTGCTCGGTCATGTCCGGGTACACGCCGCTGGCGATGTCGTGATCCATGGTCCTGATCACCTGTGTGCTGACGCCGTGCTTTTCCATGATGCGGCGGCTGACCTCAATCAGGCCTCCGGTGTTGCTGGTTTCCGGCGACCTCTTCAGCGTTCCGTTGAAGAACACGGCCTTCAGGTCGCTGTAGTCAGTGGTGTTCTGCGGTGCCGCCATGATGCTCCCTGGTTCACTGGCACGGCCGGAGCCGTGAGACGGGACTGAGGAAGCTAAGTCTACTGATGGCCAGTGCGACTGTGGCCCGGTCAGGAGACTTTCTTCAGGAACGCCGATGCGTGGGCCTCGAGGCCGCTGCCGGGCTTGGCTGCCGCGCCCGCGGCCCCGCCGGCGGCGACGTCCCAGCGCCAGAGCAGGTTGCCGTCCACCAGGCCGAAGATGCGCGTCGCGGCGCTGTACTCCTTCGAGTGGCCTCCCCGCATCACCATGTCGGTGGTGAGCTGGATCTGCGGGCCCTTGATCTGACCGTAGTACAGCTCGGAGATACCGCCGGGATGCGCGATGGACACAGAGATATCGAAGCCGCCGTCCTTATTGCGCAGGGCCTCAACCTCGTCAGCGCTCTTAAGCGCCGGAACAATATCCGCCGGGACCAGGCCCGGGCCGCCGTCGGCGTCCAGCTGCTTGCGCTCAAGCGCCCAGAAACCGGTCTCGACAGTGAGGGGACGCAAACGCGTTCCGTCCTCGTCCGCCAGCCAGCTCTCCGCACGGTACTGCAGGTACGGCAAGCCGTTGTGTGTGAAGGAAACGTGCTGGACGAAGTGTTCGGAATCCTCATCACCGGTGCCAAGCCGGCCGCTGCCTTCCCACTCACCAATGAGCCAGGACAGCGGAACAAGTTCCGGAGTCAGATCTGTAGGAATCTCAATCGGCACAACAATTACCTCAGGAAATCGCTAACGGAGGGACGGTTTACTTCTGGCCTTTGAAAAGACGGTAAACAACAAAGCCGGCAAACCAGGCCATGGAAAGGCTCGCGACGCCGAGCAGGACAAGGAAGAAAATTTCAAATGCAAGTACGGACATGATGCCATCCTAACCGTTAGTAGATAAGTAGTTTGTCTATGAAGTAAGCAAGGGAGCCCACAGCGGACACAGGCGCCAGACCCATGCTAAGGGCCGCGGCGAGATTCAGCGGAGCACCGCGGAGTGTGACGAGCCGGCGGAAACTGACCAGGACCGCGCCGACCACCACCCCGAAGATCGCGGCGGGCAGCACGGCAAGATCGGAAAAGACCAGCCCGGCAAGCGGGCCCGCCAGGCCCGCGAGGACGATCCCCAGTGGAGCAACCACCCGGTCCGGCCAGCGGATCAGGCCGGCGCACAGGGCGACCGCTGCACTGACGGCCGCCACCAGCACCATTTCGCGGACCCCGTTGAAGCGGGCACCGGCAATCCATCCCGCGCCAAGGCAGGACAGGAGCACGCCGGCGCAGCAGCCCAGCGTGGACTCCAGCCGCTGGGCCTGGCCGGTCCCGCGGATCAGCTGCACCACAAACACGGCCATCATTCCCAGCGCGATGAAGGCCGGCGTCCAGTCAAGGTATCCCGGTGCCGGGACCAGGCCGGCGGCCATCGCGGACCCTACGCCGGGCAGGGCAATGACCGTGGCGAGCGTCTTCTTGGCCGGGATGCGGAGGAAGTGCGGCCAGCCGATTCCTACCGCCACGGCGATGGCACTCGCGACGCCGACGAGGGCCTCCCGCGAGATGTACACACCGGCGATGAGGGCTGCTAGCCCCGCAATGCCTATCAGGCCAATAACCCACGAGCCCAGTGACCGCGCCGGCGCGTGTTCGTCCCCGTCCGCGCTGATCCCGGTCCGCCGCTTCGACTCTGCACTCAATTGGTTGCATTCCCATTCTGGCTATAACCCGGCGGCCTTGCCCTCCGCGGGAGGGCGTTCTGCCCCACGGCACAATCCTGCCTTATGTGACTCGGATATGTCGCAAAACGAAGGTCCGCAGCGAAGGAATCCCTGTTCGCGGGAACGCCGTTCGGTATACTCAAACTTCAGCTACGCTTCCAGCAACGGTTGCCAGCCGGACAGATCTTCGGCGGACCAAATCGTGGCAGGGAGCTGGTTCCGGCCGGTGAGAACCCGGTTCAGTCGCCCGAAGATGCGCGGACGCCCCTTGGAGGAACAATGTCGCACATCCTGCTATTGACGAACAGCACCGGGTCATCGGTGGACATTCTGCCTGCCCTCGAATTACTGAATCACCGCGTGCATATCCTCGCCGCTGAGCCGACCGCCCTGCTGGAAACCGACCCCTGCGACATCGTGCTGCTCGATGCCCGCAAGGACCTGGTGGGTGCCCGCTCGCTCACCCAGTTGCTCAAAGCCACCGGCCTGAGCGCCCCGCTGGTACTGATCCTGACCGAAGGCGGCATGGCTGCCGTTTCGTCGGCCTGGGCGGTGGACGATATTGTGCTCGACTCCGCCGGGCCGGCCGAGGTGGAGGCGCGCATCAGGCTTTCCGTGGCACGGGCTGTCCCGGAACAGGACGATGCCCCCACGGAGATCCGGGCAGCAGGCGTGGTTATCGACGAGGCCAGCTACACGGCCCGCGTGAACGGTGCCCCGCTGAACCTGACCTTCAAGGAGTTCGAACTCCTCAAATACCTGGCCCAGCACCCCGGCCGGGTGTTCACCCGCCAGCAACTGCTCACGGAGGTGTGGGGCTACGACTATTACGGCGGCACCCGCACCGTCGACGTCCATGTCCGCCGCCTCCGCGCCAAACTCGGCGCCGACCACGAAAACCTGATCAGCACTGTCCGGAACGTGGGGTACCGACTCACCCTGGTACGCCAGCAAGAGGACGAACTGACGGAAGCCTGAGCGCCGCCGTCGAGCTTTAACGCAAAAGCCCCGGACCACATCAGGTGGTCCGGGGCTTTAGTTTTTGCCTGCTTGTGGAGGACATACGGGTCGAACGTATCGAGGCCACCCCACTGGTGGATCCCCCTCGCATCCGCCGGTCTCCCGACGGGTGAGGTAACGATTATACGTAACGTCCGGGGCGCCATCAAATCGGGGCACGTTCCGGTCCGGCCGTATAGCCTTGCT
The window above is part of the Pseudarthrobacter sp. IC2-21 genome. Proteins encoded here:
- a CDS encoding ankyrin repeat domain-containing protein, yielding MTENPVPDEETLALAEKLFQAARDGDTALLAAYLDVGAPASMTNSAGDSLLMLAAYHGHAETVQLLLRHGADADAANDRGQTPLAGAAFKGYPDVAKVLLAAGADPDAGTPSARAAAHMFARTEILDLLGA
- a CDS encoding YgfZ/GcvT domain-containing protein; this encodes MTTPSPFLSRPGAVEAAGADAGVADHYGEPLREQRALAAGTAVVDLSHRGVVTVSGPDRLTWLNTLSSQQVTGLQPRESTELLLLSVQGRIEFDARVVDDGGTTWLIVEAAEAAPLAEWLNRMKFMLRVEVADVSDEWAVLGSTKEVAEWSGLLAWRDPWPHVGAGGYSYSVVPEEGHPGLERPWIEYLVPAAELERTVGDRPLAGMLAAEALRIAAWRPRLGAETDDKTIPHELDLLRTAVHLAKGCYKGQETIARVHNLGHPPRRLVFLQLDGSQHTMPAPGSQVLLGERKVGTVTSVAQHYEMGPIALAVIKRSVAPDEILTVLDGEEPYTAAQEVIVAPDAGQVVGRQTGFLRGTR
- a CDS encoding flavodoxin family protein, whose amino-acid sequence is MAAPQNTTDYSDLKAVFFNGTLKRSPETSNTGGLIEVSRRIMEKHGVSTQVIRTMDHDIASGVYPDMTEHGWATDEWPALYPAVQEADIVVVAGPIWLGDNSSQTKKLIERLYAHSGQLNSKGQWAFYPKVGGCLITGNEDGIKHCSMNVLYSLQHIGFTIPPQADAGWIGPVGPGPSYLDEGSGGPESDFTNRNTTFMTWNLLHLARMLKDAGGIPAYGNLPEEWKAGTRFDFENPEYR
- a CDS encoding FABP family protein, whose product is MPIEIPTDLTPELVPLSWLIGEWEGSGRLGTGDEDSEHFVQHVSFTHNGLPYLQYRAESWLADEDGTRLRPLTVETGFWALERKQLDADGGPGLVPADIVPALKSADEVEALRNKDGGFDISVSIAHPGGISELYYGQIKGPQIQLTTDMVMRGGHSKEYSAATRIFGLVDGNLLWRWDVAAGGAAGAAAKPGSGLEAHASAFLKKVS
- a CDS encoding permease — translated: MGSWVIGLIGIAGLAALIAGVYISREALVGVASAIAVAVGIGWPHFLRIPAKKTLATVIALPGVGSAMAAGLVPAPGYLDWTPAFIALGMMAVFVVQLIRGTGQAQRLESTLGCCAGVLLSCLGAGWIAGARFNGVREMVLVAAVSAAVALCAGLIRWPDRVVAPLGIVLAGLAGPLAGLVFSDLAVLPAAIFGVVVGAVLVSFRRLVTLRGAPLNLAAALSMGLAPVSAVGSLAYFIDKLLIY
- a CDS encoding winged-helix domain-containing protein, which gives rise to MSHILLLTNSTGSSVDILPALELLNHRVHILAAEPTALLETDPCDIVLLDARKDLVGARSLTQLLKATGLSAPLVLILTEGGMAAVSSAWAVDDIVLDSAGPAEVEARIRLSVARAVPEQDDAPTEIRAAGVVIDEASYTARVNGAPLNLTFKEFELLKYLAQHPGRVFTRQQLLTEVWGYDYYGGTRTVDVHVRRLRAKLGADHENLISTVRNVGYRLTLVRQQEDELTEA